The Kosmotoga olearia TBF 19.5.1 sequence AACTGCGTCGTGAACGTGAAGAACTCAAACAGTGGGAAGAAAGAATTTCCAGACGGGAAGATAACCTTGATAGGAAAGAGGAAAATCTTGAAAAACTGAGGGTAGAGCTGGAAAAGGAGCGCAATGAGATAGAAAAGCTTCGGCAGGAAGCAGAAAACAAGCTTTATCAGCTTGCTGAGCTGTCTCCAGAAGAGGCGAGAGAGATCGTCTTTAAGCGCGTTGAAGAAAGGTATGAATACGATATAGCCCAGAGATACAAACAGATAAAGGAACAGTATGAAGAAGATGCGGCTAAACATGCAAAATGGGTGGTTGTTACCACAATACAAAGATATGCTGCCGACTACACAAGTGAGATTACCGTTAGTACGGTAAGTCTTCCTTCGGATGAAATGAAGGGAAGAATAATAGGAAGGGAAGGCAGGAACATCCGTGCCTTCGAAAAATTAACAGGGGCAGATCTGATCATAGATGATACCCCTGAAGTGGTTGTAATCTCGTGTTTCAATCCTTTGCGGCGAGCAATTGCGAAATTGACACTGGAAAAGCTTGTGGAGGATGGAAGAATTCATCCAGCAAGAATAGAAGAGATGTATGAAAAAGCGAAACGCGAAATATACGCTGAAATCAAAGAAGCCGGTCAGGAAGCACTCATGAAGGTTGGGATACCTTCGATGCACCCGGAACTGGTAAAACTTCTCGGGCGCTTGAAGTACAGAACCAGTTATGGTCAGAACGTTTTGCAGCACTCCATAGAAGTGGCACAGATCGCTGCACTTATGGCGGCAGAGCTGGGGCTCAATGTTGAAAAGATCAAACGGGGTGCTTTGCTTCACGATATTGGAAAGGCTGTTGATCATGAGATAGAAGGTTCTCACGCCATCATAGGCGGAGAAATAGTAAAGCGTTACGGTGAGAAATCCGATGTTGTTAATATGATACAGTATCACCATGGTGAGACGGAGGCCCTAACACCGGAAGCTGTTCTTGTAGCAGCAGCCGATGCTGTGTCTGCGGCTCGTCCTGGAGCCAGAAGAGAGTCTCTTGACATGTACATAAAACGACTCGAGAATCTTGAGAACATTGCAAAAGGGTTCGCAAACATCGAGAAGGCTTACGCTATTCAGGCTGGAAGAGAAATAAGAGTGATAGTGGAACCGGAAAAAGTTGATGATGTGATGGCAGAAAAACTTGCCGGAGATATTGCAAAACGGATAGAAGAAGAAATGGAGTATCCAGGTGTTATAAAAGTGACAGTCATTAGAGAGAGAAGGAGCGTGGCTTACGCCAGTTAAGTTGCAATTGACACCCATAATTTTGTGCGGTAAAATTGTGCCGAGTGCCAACGTAGCTCAACCGGCAGAGCGGCTCATTCGTAATGAGCAGGTTGTGGGTTCGAGTCCCACCGTTGGCTCCATGCGCCCAAACCGGGCGCTTTATTTTTAATCAAAGTGAATGGGTGGCGAGAAAATGACCGGGTTTGAAAAGAAGGTATTTGAGTTCATAGATCGATGGGGACTTATAAAGCAAGGAGAAAAAATTCTGGTGGCAGTATCCGGCGGTAAAGATTCTATGGCTCTGCTCCACTTTTTGGTTTCTAAAAAAGAACGATTGGGATGTGAGATCTGCGTTGCGAATATGGATCACGGCTTACGTGATGACAGCGGTCGCGAGGAAGCCGTGATGATAGCCTCCTTTTGTGAAAAACATGATGTTCCTTTTTATCATGAGAGACGCGACGTAACCCAATATCATAAAAATAACCGTGGGCTTTCTCTTGAAGAAGCGGCACGTATTGTTCGATACGATTTTTTGTTCAATGCCAGAGAAAAACTTGGAGCCGATAAGATCGCCCTGGCCCATCATCTGAACGATTTGGTGGAGACGATGTTGATGAGGATAGCAAGAGGAACGGGGTTAAAAGGGGTAATTTCTATGAAGCCTATGAACAATTCTATAATACGTCCTCTCTTATCTGTTGGAGTGCAAGAAATACTCGATTATGTTACAATTAACATGATTCCTTATAAAGAAGATCCAACAAACGTTCTCGAGGTCTATGACAGAAATTTTATAAGAATGAGAATAGTTCCACTCTTTAAGGAACTCAACGCTTCTTTTGAAGATGCTATTTATAGGTTTTACATGAATATTATGGAAAGCTACAACATTATTGAAGAAAAGGTTCGAAGCTTTATTTCCAGTTTGGAAACGGAAACAGAGAATGGAAAGGTGCAAAGGTGCTTTGGGGAGCTGGATATCTTTTTGAAAGAACAAGACGCCCTTGTGGCTGAAGTGGTAAGAGAGATTGTAATGCGATTATCTGAGGATGGGTATCCACCTTCAAGGGAAAGAATAGAAGCGTTTATGAAACTCTTAGGCAAACAGGATAGAAGATGGACCATTGAGTTCAAAGAGGATATCAAATCGAGTCGTTTGGGGAAATATATATTTTTTTATAGAGGAGATCTGTTTGAAAGTATGAAAGACGATGTTGATGAAGTTATCGAAAAACTGCCGGTCAGAGTCTCAACAAGGTTCGGAGAGATTATTCTGAATTATGAGAAAGGTAAATTGGAACTCAAAGAAAAATTCGATGGTAAAAAAGTTTGTCCATGTACTCTTAAAGTATTAAAATTTCCTTTGAGGTTCCGAAGGGTAAAATGTGAAGATAGAATGATTCCTTTCGGGAGCAAAAAAGAAAAGGAAGTTTTTAAAATCATTAAAGAAAGTGGAATGACAGGTTTTATTACACGGATACCTGTACTGGAGAATGCTGATGGCACAATTTTATGGGTACCGGGAATTAGAGCCGCTGAGCAGTGCAGGGTGTCCGATTCCGAAGACGGATACGCCCTTTTTAGATTTGAAAGGAGGTAATTTGGTGGATCAAAGGCCTAAGTTTGGCATGATTCTATTCTATATCGTGTTGGGAGTCTTCTTAATGGTTGCTCTTAGAGGGCTATATACTACTGACACAAATTTGTCAGTACCTTACAATCGTTTCCTTGAAGATGTGAATGATAAGAAAATTATTAAGATAGTTATTTATGATGATGGGAGAATCGTTTATACAACCAGTGAAAGTTCGAAACGTTCTTTAGAAACCAAGGTTTCTCCCCAAACGCTTTCGACAGACAGGTTTCAGAACTATATAGACCAGCTGGTTACCGATGGTGTCAATGTTGTTTACGAGAAAGGGAATGATTCTCTTTTCTGGGTTAATCTGCTTGGCACCATTATCCCGTTGGCGATCATAGTGTTTATATGGTTTTTCGCGATGCGATCATTATCTGGAAGGAATTCTCAGGCTTTTACTTTCACAAAGAGTCCCGCGAAAAAATATCTTTCAAATGATAAGAACGTTACCTTCAAAGATGTAGCTGGAGTGGATGAGGCTATAGAGGAACTTCAGGACGCCGTTAATTACCTTAAAAATCCGAACGCTTTTTCACAAACCGGTGCACGTATGCCCAAAGGTATACTTTTGGTTGGGCCTCCTGGAACCGGTAAAACACTTTTGGCAAGGGCGGTTGCAGGAGAAGCTAATGTCCCATTCTTCTACATAAGTGGTTCCGATTTCGTTGAGCTTTTCGTCGGTGTTGGTGCAGCCAGGGTCCGTGACCTTTTTTCACAGGCAAAAGCAAGTGCACCCTCAATCATATTCATAGACGAAATAGATGCTGTTGGAAGGCACAGAGGAGCGGGTCTCGGTGGTGGACACGACGAAAGAGAACAAACCTTGAACCAGATACTGGTTGAGATGGACGGATTTGACGCGAAAACAGGTGTTATCGTGATGGCAGCCACCAACAGGCCTGATATCCTTGACCATGCTCTGCTCAGACCGGGACGTTTCGATAAGAAAATAACCGTTGATCCACCAGATGTGAAAGGCAGAGCAGAGATTCTAAAGATACACATGAGAGGAAAACCTGTTGATCCCGACGTTGATGTCTGGTTGCTTGCAAGGAGGACTCCAGGGTTTGTTGGTGCGGATCTGGAAAACCTAGTCAATGAAGCTGCCATACTTGCAGCCAGGAGAAAGAAAAAGATTATTGGGATGAAAGAACTCGAAGAAGCCATAGATCGGGTTATAGCTGGCCCGGCAAGGAAGTCCAGAATAATGAACCCAAAGGAGAAAAAGATTGTGGCTTATCACGAGCTCGGACACGCGATCGTGGGGCTCGCGCTTCCCAACGCTTATCCAGTTCATAAAGTTACGGTAATTCCGAGAGGAAGTGCTTCCCTTGGGTTCACCGAGAGTTTGCCTTCGGAAGATAGATACCTTGTCTCCCGTTCCGAGATGCTTGACAATCTGGCGCAGATTCTTGGTGGCAGAGCAGCTGAAGAGATTGTATTCGGTGAGATCACCACCGGGGCAGCCAACGATCTTGAACGGGCTACCCAGATGGCGCGAACGATGGTCTGTCAGTTAGGGATGAGCGATAGGCTCGGTCCAATAGCCTGGGGGAAGGAAGAAGGAGAGGTATTCCTCGGGCGCGAGTTAACACGAATGCGAAATTACAGTGAAGAGATAGCCAGTGAAATAGACAACGAGGTAAAAAAGATAGTTATAGAGGCACATGAAAGAGCCAGAAAATTGGTTGAAAAGTTCAGAGATAAACTTGATAAAGCGGCAGAATATCTCATAGAAAAAGAAACGATAACGGGCAAAGAACTTGCAGAAATAGTTGGATTAGCAGAGAGCGGGAATTATTACCGTGATCCTCTTGCTGAAACGAAGGGATCGAAGAGAAAAGTAAGTGCTGTAAGCACCAATGAAGAAGCAAAGGAAGGCAATGAAGATGAAAAGAATTGAAGAACACCAGGAAATTTTTGTTGTAGATACAAACAACCCTGAGTTGCGCTGGGAGGAGAATCCAGCCGGTGGGGCGTTGAATCTCATATCAAGCAGTGGGTTAATGAAGCTCATTCATAATTGCACCTATAAGATTGTTGAACCGCTGGAAACGCCGGACACTATTTTTGTTGTTGTCGAATCTTCGATAAAACATTGCTCATCGGCAGAGATCGGTGTGGATGTTCGAATAGAATGCGAGGTAACGATGACCGAAAAGGGAACGTTTAGTTTTAAAGGGAAAGTCTTTCAGGAGCAACGCCTGGTTGCTGTGTTCTCCACTGTGCGGCAGGCTGTTACGCTGGAGTATCTAGGGAGGAAACTGAGTGAGGAGACCTAGAGCCCCAAGAGCCTGGAAAGAATTTGAAAAGGTTTCCTTCTATAAGAAATCCGAGGTCTTTGTAAATCAAATAGAGCTTCAAGGAGACGTAAAGGTTGCATTGATTTATCCTAATGATTATCGTGTTGCCAGTGCTAATCTTTCGTTTCACGATCTTTTTGAGCGGTTCAATGCCCTTGGTAATGTTAGATGCGAGCGTTTCTTTTATGATAGATCTTTTGAAAAGTTTTACTCCATAGATAGCAGAACACCTTTAGACGAGTTCAGGATATGGGCAATATCAATTCACTTTGAGCTTGATATTTTGAATGTTCTGGAATTGTTGCGTAGATTTAAGGTGCCGCTGTTTAGTGAAGAGCGATTGGGGCATCATCCGGTTATCGTTATTGGAGGAGCTCTAACTTATTTCAACACGGCTCTTTTGGAACTTATAGCTGATGTGGTTCATATCGGTGATTTGAGTGAGAGCTTTCTAAGTGCTCTGGGGTCTTTGAAATCGTACATCGATAGAAAGGAGATAATCGCCGCGTTATCAGGACAAAAAGGCAGAACCTGTGATAGTTGTTTTGAGGAGAGGCTGGCTAGTGGTGTTTTTATAACACCTCATTCGGTGTTCGGAGATAGGTTTCTGATTGAAATCGGTAGAAGTTGTTTCAGGAAATGCAGGTTTTGTGTTGTTGGGTACTGTTTCGGGCCGGCAAGATTTAGAGGACTTGATGAGGTAATGAAATTGATGGAAACGGCCTCTCACCTTACGAATAAGTTTGGTTTGATCGCGGCAACGGTTACCGATTATCCCTATCTTGAAGAATTATTGAATTTTATCGAAAAAAGGGACTATCAAGTCTCGGTTTCCTCTTTGCGGTTGGATGCACTCAATGAAAAGTTGTTGACCATCTTGAGGAAAAGCGGACAGGAACAGTTTACCATTGCCCCAGAGGGTGGATCGCAGAGGCTCAGGAACCTTTATGGGAAAGGAATCTCTGGTGAACAGATTTTGAGTGCCCTGAAGCTTGGTAGAATGGTTGGATTCAGGCATGTAAAGCTTTACTATATATATGGCGCAGTCTTTGAAAGTGAGGAAGACAGGAGGGAAATCGTCGAAACTGCAAAACTGTGCAGGGAACTCGGTTATTCAAAGGTAACCCTCAGCCTTAATCCGTTGATTCCAAAGCCCGGTACACCGCTGGGAGCTCTTCCGATGCAGGACAGAAGAATTTTAAGAGGCCTCGAACGAAATTTAGCTTTAGCTTTGAGGAGTGTTGGTGCAAAAGCGGATTTTGAGAGTATCAAAGAATCGGTGATCCAGTTCAGCCTCGCTAATATGGACAGGAATGGTGGAAGAGAATTTTTGTTGTGGATAAATAACAATAAAAAAGGCAGAGAATTTCTCTATAAGTATGCAGAAAGGATAAACCTTCAAAGAAAGGAGTGAGAAAGAGTGGCCAAAAAGAACATATTGGTAATTGATGATGAGCCATCGATCGTCGAGCTTCTTAGTTTCAACCTCAAGAAAGAGGGATATGATGTCTTAAAGGCTTATGATGCCGAGGAAGCTCTCAAAATTGTAGAGGACAACGATGTTGACATGTTCATAGTAGACATCATGCTTCCTGGAATGGACGGTTTTGAATTGGTAAGAAACCTGAGGAGTACGGAAAAACACAGACATACTCCTGTGATATTCCTCAGTGCTAAAAGCGAAGAGTTTGACAAGGTTCTTGGGTTGGAACTTGGTGCTGACGATTATATTACGAAGCCATTCAGTGTCAGGGAGGCTCTAGCGAGGATAAGGGCTATATTCAGAAGGATCCAGCAGAGCGTTCAGGCAAAGGAAGAGAGACCTAAGAAGATAACGGCAAGAGACCTTGAAATAGACACTGAGAAGTATGAAGTGAGAGTCAGAGGGAAACTGGTCAATTTAACACCTCTTGAGTTTGAGCTCCTTAGATTCCTCGCTGAGAATGAAGGTAAGGTTTTCAGCAGGGATGTCCTTCTCGACAAACTCTGGGGTTACGATTACTATGGTGACACCAGAACTGTTGATGTTCATATAAGACGCCTGAGAACGAAGATCGAAGAGGATCCTTCCAATCCTAAATATATCATAACAGTGAGGGGTAAAGGATACAAATTCAGAGACCCTGGAAAGGAAGACTGATTTTTGTTGACGGTATTTGTTATAATTCTGGCAGCGCTTTCCGCGCTGCTAGTTTATCTTCTGTACCGGACTAAAGTGGTGTATGTCAGGTATGAAAAAACTATAAAGCGTTTCGCGGAGCTCGCGAATATTTCCGGCTCCCGTTCTCCTGTTGCAATTTACAATGCAGTCAGGACACTTATTAGAGATAAAACAGAAGAGATTAAGCGTGTTTCAGAAAAATTAAAGTATATGGAAAACGTGCTCGATAATCTCGGTGATGCTCTTTTCATAACAGACGCTGAAGGTAGAGTTGAATTTATAAACAAATCGGCCAAGGAACTAGTGAAATCCCAGGACCTTCTCGGAAAGAAGATGAACGAGATAATCGACAATTATTACATCGTTGATCTACTTGAAGATGCCGTGAAGAGTGGTTCGGTTCAGCAGACGAATCTTACGATTTTTCATCCCAAACGACGTTTTTATGAATGCAAAGCTATTCCGGTTAGCTATGGTGAAAAGATTCATTGTTTGCTCATTCTCAGAGATATTACGATGGAGAGAAACCTGGAACTCATGAGGCGCGAGTTTGTTTCTAACGTTTCTCACGAATTGAGAACACCATTAACCTCGATACATGGTTACGCCGAAACCCTGCTTGAGTACGATTTGAGCGATGAAGAAACTGTCAGAAAATTTCTGAGAATAATCGAGGGTGAATCTGCTCGTATGACGCGCCTGATAAACGATCTGCTGGACCTTGAAAAACTCGAGGCCGGTGATATTCAACTCGTTCTGGAAGACGTTGAACTTTCTGAGGTGGGAGAGTACGTTATAAAAATTGTGTCACCTCTCGCTGAAGAACTCGGAGTATCAATTTATGAAGACATGGAACGTGGAGTCTTCGTTGAGGGGGATTTTGACAGGCTTGTGCAGCTGACGCTTAATCTTGTTGATAATGCCGTTAAATATACTTCTGTAAAAGAGCACGGACCAAAAGAAGTCTGGATACGTGTTTATACAGCGAATAATTATGCAGTGCTGGAAGTTGAGGATACTGGTATTGGTATTCCCGAAGAAGCTCGAAAACACATATTTGAGAGGTTTTACAGGGTTGATAAAGCACGGTCAAGGAAAATGGGAGGTACGGGTTTAGGGCTTGCAATAGTTAAATTGATCGCTGAAAAACACGGTGGAACGGTTTCACTGGACAGTGAATTTGGAAATGGGACAACGTTTAAAGTTAGATTACCACTTAAGAAGGTGATAGAATGAGAGCTTATGATGTTATTTTGAAGAAGAGAAATGGATTACCAAATTCACATGAGGAATTGAAGTTTCTTATTGAAGGTTATGTTAAAGGGGAAGTGCCGGATTATCAGGTATCAGCGTGGTTGATGGCTGTGTATTTCAACCATTTGACTCCAGAAGAGCGCTTTGATATGACAAGGATAATGCTGGAATCCGGCGATCAAATCAGTTTAAGTGAAGTCAACGGAATAAAGGTTGACAAACATTCCACAGGTGGTGTTGGGGATAAAGTCACCCTTGTTGTCGGTCCCATTGTAGCTGCAGCTGGTTTAACCATGGCCAAGCTTTCCGGAAGAGGATTGGGTCACACCGGCGGAACCATAGACAAGCTGGAATCTATACCCGGGTTCAGAACAGCTTTAAAGAAGGAAGAATTCTTCAAGATAGCAAACGAGGTTGGATTGGTTGTAGCGGGTCAGACAGCGACAGTGGCACCGGCTGACAAAAAGCTTTACGCTTTGAGGGATGTCACAGCTACGGTTGATGAGATATCTCTTATAGCTTCCAGTATAATGAGCAAGAAATTAGCCATTCACTCTGATGTGATAGTGCTGGATGTTAAGGTTGGAACCGGTGCATTCATGAAGTCCATTGAGGAAGCAACGGAGCTGGCCAGGGCGATGATAGATATTGGAAAGAGGTATGGAAGAAAAATAGGTGCTGTTGTCAGTGATATGAATCAGCCTCTTGGAAAGATGGTTGGTAATGCTTTGGAGGTCAAAGAAGCCGTAGAGACCTTGAAAGGGAATGGGCCCGAAGATTTAGATAGGTTGTGCAGGCTCATTTCCGCAAGACTGATAGAACTCGCCAGAGGAGTTTCTTCAGAGGAAGCAGAGAAGATGGTAAAAGATGTTCTGGAATCTGGAGAAGCTCTGGAGAAATTCAGAAGCTTTGTCATTGCTCAAGGCGGGGATGGATCAGTCGTTGACTCGCCAGAATCGGTGCTTCCTGCAGCGAAGGGAACGATGGAAGTTTTAAGTTCAAAAGATGGTTATATTTCTTATATAGACGCCGAGCAGGTGGGAATTTCCTCGATGATTCTCGGTGCTGGTCGTGCGAAAAAAGAAGATGCAATCGACTATGCTGTGGGAATAGAGGTTTTCAAGAAGCTTGGAGATAGGGTACTTAAGGGTGATCCCATTGCTCGTCTGTATTTCAATGATGAAGAGAAAGCAGAGAAAGCAAAGGAACTATTTTTAGAAGCGTACAAGATTTCTGATGCTCCAATTGAACCACCATCTCTGGTACATGAGATTTTTTAAGGGGTTTGTGTAAGATATGCGCAGATCAGTTATAATAATTCTTCTCGTTTTTTGTGCGGTCATCTCGATTGGTAAGGATGTTGTTTTTTCTCTCGAGAATAGAACCCTGAAAATAACTGACAATGACGTTCTCCAGAGTTATGACAACATCTTTATCTCTGTGGATTCTCTTGGAAGACTATATAACAACATTTTAATCACAGAAGCAGAGGATTCTGATGAATTCTTCATATTTTTTCCGGGGAATTCATTGGTAACGTTTTCATTGGTTGATGGTTCCGCAACGGTGGAGTTTGGTAGCAAATTCCATAATGCGGCAACGAAGCGTGACGATAAGAATTACGTTAGCCTCTCTTTTTTATGCACACTATTGAACCTGAATTGTGTTGATACCGAAAAAACGATGATCGTGTACGATGTTCCACCTAAAATCGAGAACATATCAAAAACTCCGCAGGGGCTTGTTTTTTATCTGGACAGACCTGCATTCCCTGAAATGTTCAGTTATTGGCATACCACCAGTGGCGCCTTAGTAATAACCATAAAGCCGGCTGTTAAAGGGGACAAGCTTGAACTTCCCGGCAGCCAAATCTTTACAGGAACCAACTATGTTAAGCTGTATATGAATACAGCTTCGTGGTCAGATCTTTCCGTTGAGGTTTCGGAGAATAAACTCATCGTAAACAGTAGATGGAGCCTCGGAAGGATACTAAAGAAAGATTCGGGGGCAGGATATTTTCTTGGTGTATTCGAAAATTATGTTTCCGGGAGAAGGATAATATTAACTGCTTTGGAACTTGATCCCGAAAGATTCGATATACATCCAGTGCTTGCAAATGGGCGTATTCCTTCCGGGGAATCTCTTCTGTCCATGGCAAAGAGATACGATGCTTTTGCGGTGATAAACGGAGGATATTTTGATCCCTCCAGCTTTTATCCTATCGGGTTACTCATCGAGGATGGGAAGTTAATCAGCTTACCATCCCTTGAACGGCCGTTGTTTTTCCAGACAGAGGATGGAAAGATGGGAATAGGAAGGCTTGATACCCTCCTCTTCCTATCAATTGGGAATGTTACCCTTCAGGTAAAAGGAGTGAATACACCCTATCGTGGTTCTGTGGTTGTTTATACAAGGGAATTTTCCGGGAAACTGCCGTATCACGAGGACTATGTGTATGCATTTCTTGATGGTGAAACCATCAGTAGTATTGGTTACAAGGAACAGATAGAAGGTAATGAAAGTGTTATCCTCTTTTCTCCAGCAGCCATGGAGAAGATAGAAAAACTCGAACCAGGAATGAAGGTTAAATTTACGTTCTTCAATTCCTTTAACGAAAAATTGAAATTTGCCATAGAAGGGGGACCGCTGATTATTTCGCGCGGGAAACCTGTTACAGAATATGAGAAGAGTTTCTATTCCTCTTCTCTTCTCGATATAAGAGCTCCAAGAACACTAATAGGGATCACAAAAAGCGGTACTTTGATGTTCATGATAATAGACGGTTACCAGATGAAGAGCTATGGATTAACTTTTAAAGAGATGGTAGAATTCTTTACAGACAAAAATTTTGAATATCTCATGTGTGTGGATGGAGGGAAATCGTCCGCATTGGTTTTCAAAGGAGAGGTTTTCAGCTCTCCTTCTTCGGGTGTTCCCGTCGTTCCTGTGGGAATAGTTATAAGTCAAAAATAGAGTTCTGGAGGTGGAAGAAATGGGGAAAGTACCAGTTGAAGCCAAAAGAAACGTAACCTTGATAGGACATCATGGTTCAGGAAAAACACATCTCGTTGACTCTTTGCTTTTTAACGTGGGAATGATCGACAGAACGGGAATCTTCGTTACCGATAACGAAGAGATTGAAAAAGAGAGAAAGGCGACGTTCTCCCTTGGCGTAACAGGGCTCGAGTACAAAAATACCAGAATAAACATCGTTGATACACCCGGTATGCCGGATTTTCATGCCGAAACTGTGAACGGTATCTATGCTTCTGAGAATATTCTGCTGGTTCTAAATGCTACAGCAGGGATGGAGATTCAATCGGAAAGATTCGGGGCTGTTGCCAAAGAGCTCAGCAAGGGAATAATAGTCTTTTTCAATATGATGGATAAAGACAGAGCGGAATACGAAGCAGCTCTTTCTGACATCAAAGAAACCTTCGAGAGAAGTCCGGTACTTCTGCAGTTGCCCATAGGGACAGCCGCGGAGTTCAAAGGCGTAATTGATCTGATCGAAGGAAAGGCTTACATTTACGATAATGGCAAACCGCAGGTTCAGGAGCTTCCTGAT is a genomic window containing:
- a CDS encoding phosphodiester glycosidase family protein, with the protein product MRRSVIIILLVFCAVISIGKDVVFSLENRTLKITDNDVLQSYDNIFISVDSLGRLYNNILITEAEDSDEFFIFFPGNSLVTFSLVDGSATVEFGSKFHNAATKRDDKNYVSLSFLCTLLNLNCVDTEKTMIVYDVPPKIENISKTPQGLVFYLDRPAFPEMFSYWHTTSGALVITIKPAVKGDKLELPGSQIFTGTNYVKLYMNTASWSDLSVEVSENKLIVNSRWSLGRILKKDSGAGYFLGVFENYVSGRRIILTALELDPERFDIHPVLANGRIPSGESLLSMAKRYDAFAVINGGYFDPSSFYPIGLLIEDGKLISLPSLERPLFFQTEDGKMGIGRLDTLLFLSIGNVTLQVKGVNTPYRGSVVVYTREFSGKLPYHEDYVYAFLDGETISSIGYKEQIEGNESVILFSPAAMEKIEKLEPGMKVKFTFFNSFNEKLKFAIEGGPLIISRGKPVTEYEKSFYSSSLLDIRAPRTLIGITKSGTLMFMIIDGYQMKSYGLTFKEMVEFFTDKNFEYLMCVDGGKSSALVFKGEVFSSPSSGVPVVPVGIVISQK